Proteins encoded by one window of Aphidius gifuensis isolate YNYX2018 linkage group LG2, ASM1490517v1, whole genome shotgun sequence:
- the LOC122850314 gene encoding protein PFF0380w-like isoform X2 has product MYFIIKFWWIYWIFDSVNIVLTFPIKLTETNRDDIEKLQYQFQYVVTSGAGLLMLIICVVGCMCCKKQRNLSKGFENSNGVDKQKFNNGSTAGSERGLELEAPRFESEAKLQLKSLSVDNFVNDIKIINKPKPPILLHDDDDNNIEYDEKLTINEWLDSDLHVSRDCLKYLCEIGRGWFGKVVEGTQTTKTTSNIDNNETNNNPKSIIVRILTEEASTNEKSWFLNESLLYLKLKHKNILSLYGICIENDPYLLIFESCKFGDLKSFLIKNNNSNDLINNNVILKMTIDITSALDYMHKNDFSHTDLSARNCLVTNNLTIKLGDYGISVDKYPNDYYVVDDRALPIRWSAPESIICTDTTIVTRSITQKANIWSYSILLWEIINWGKRPYDDLCDEKVIEMILLNKYHDNLIINNDNTCKLLCLIDAMKLCWKYLPNERATLDDIQKILHDNINDSFDERWSILGNNFKELGRCTSLKELRKYNDDDDDNIMNNEIKISTSSSSILNTNQQRAIFKLGPDELIINNNQLSNESGSETEEESWRGRVERGVYTEKVKQKSKSVADLMILTHIDSDSDVELSSMASQINDKIGKKKLTTTGSVDDLRFTKLNTTKFNDELKKLRNPINNDIISKEKLDNINIKFTSTPNKINNYNNNINDDIKSNYVDVELWNNAIEYELDNKIPGFDIETITFDDNLIVNNDEKNIIKTTTTTATTPDTPQSHDGDVSVDDDDIEKINRITTCDEEERKNLSTPDDERSSDSGFRDKESCEDEDNQITTIIESLSYNSLPATSNSTTEEEQLKILYELDCILDAECSGNYEDNNYQLITKESSSNIEYNNDIQSSQLSSDNDDNNQSIIEVINNIDDTEFLDNNKLINNTDNCTNNIINNSNNNDDDESSTISLKSDNSYVSFHLDDEFVAAIRNELREKLPHAQMSIVEAPELHDDDDDKNTSINKNITPTSAWNYDDEDDDNDETKNCDFRKNIDIAIRYNIYGTPLSPIMEERESTVTSDALLSKDNSNDLSDASKLSNLPDDEVIIIDTKTNKFLSIDDDDRDTTNGDLSDDENMDYIVENNRVKYKLSSDNKFLNCGVPLPSPEEESKWHGKFTIPLANQQDVIMSTSFSNDHDWNSQDEDDEDDEDENTTDKHTDDDEDEDEDDEENSSSSGEFVWKPYDEKTIDKNDNKEIINTNELNDIKEKIDEEEAADDGDDDDDEEEEFTPSAWDATLAPHRSALRSPEKKTTKTGDQKKNVWFKKQRYHCVYEYPKETPVSDCQGQAGTTWEPTSYADWEEMMDEPKLDVYSIDYDDSNFTGDEEFSVSSGSRPFQFNAGNGKYVSQFFPGASTDTTQLNNENIQIDNQQQKQLGELRHTRNKLKLNLSINNDKLINSTIINLSDDSDNDNTINFEINNSSESSKDDSGSNLVSIERSSIESSSELSCNDDLNGKNNNIEINNTSKSSGRPLSIQNNNYVDDNMTSMTHEHHKDDNKLTDNNVNDTVKLSNDESNIINDLTLPNKLNNDSNDLHEIHQ; this is encoded by the exons atgtattttattataaaattttggtggATATACTGGATATTTGATAGTGTCAATATTGTTTTGACATTTCCTATAAAATTGacag AAACAAATAGAGATGACATTGAAAAGTTGCAATATCAATTTCAATATGTTGTAACATCTGGTGCTGGattattgatgttgataatttgtGTTGTTGGTTGTATGTGCTGTAAAAAACAACGTAATTTGTCAAAAGGTTTTGAg aatTCTAATGGAGTTGATAAACAG aaatttaataatggaagtACAGCTGGTAGTGAACGTGGACTTGAACTTGAAGCACCAAGATTTGAAAGTGAAgctaaattacaattaaaatcattatcagttgataattttgtaaatgatattaaaataataaacaaaccaAAACCACCAATATTAttacatgatgatgatgataataatattgaatatgatgaaaaattaacaataaatgaatGGCTTGATTCTGATCTTCATGTATCACgtgattgtttaaaatatttatgtgaaaTTGGTCGTGGTTGGTTTGGCAAAGTTGTTGAAGGTACACAAActacaaaaacaacaagtaatattgataataatgaaactaataataatccaaaaaGTATTATTGTTAGAATATTAACTGAAGAAGcatcaacaaatgaaaaatcatggtttttaaatgaatcattattatatttaaaattaaaacataaaaatatattatcattatatggTATTTGTATTGAAAATGATCCGTATCTTTTGATATTTGAATCATGTAAATTTGgtgatttaaaaagttttttaattaaaaataataattcaaatgatttaattaataataatgttatattaaaaatgacaattgaCATAACATCTGCACTTGATTATATgcataaaaatgatttttcacaTACTGATTTATCAGCAAGAAATTGTTtagttacaaataatttaacaattaaacttGGTGATTATGGTATTAGTGTTGATAAATATCCAAATGATTattatgttgttgatgatcGTGCATTACCAATACGTTGGTCAGCACCAGAAAGTATTATTTGTACAGATACAACAATTGTCACACGTTCAATAACACAAAAAGCAAATATTTGGagttattcaatattattatgggaaattattaattggGGAAAAAGACCATATGATGATTTATGTGATGAAAAAGTTATTGAAATGATAttgctaaataaatatcatgataatttaattataaataatgataatacatgtaaattattatgtttaattgATGCTATGAAATTATGTTGGAAATATTTGCCAAATGAACGTGCAACACTTGATGATATACagaaaattttacatgataatattaatgatagcTTTGATGAACGTTGGAGTATActtggaaataattttaaagaacTTGGAAGATGTACAAGTTTAAAAGAATTACgtaaatataatgatgatgatgatgataatataatgaataatgaaattaaaatatctacatcatcgtcatcaatattaaatacaaatcaaCAACGTGCAATATTTAAACTTGGACcagatgaattaataattaataataatcaattatcaaatgaatctGGTTCAGAAACTGAAGAAGAAAGTTGGCGTGGTAGAGTTGAACGTGGTGTTTATActgaaaaagtaaaacaaaaatcaaaatcagTTGCTGATTTAATGATTCTAACACATATTGATTCTGATTCAGATgttgaattatcatcaatggcatcacaaataaatgataaaattggtaaaaaaaaattaacaacaactggtagtgttgatgatttacgttttacaaaattaaatacaacaaaatttaatgatgaattaaaaaaattacgtaatccaataaataatgatataatatccaaagaaaaattagataatattaatattaaatttacatcaacaccaaataaaattaataattataataataatataaatgatgatataaaaaGCAATTATGTTGATGTTGAACTTTGGAATAATGCAATTGAATATGAACTTGATAATAAGATACCTGGTTTTGATATTGAAACAATaacatttgatgataatttaattgttaataatgatgaaaaaaatataataaaaacaacaacaacaacagcaacaacaccaGATACACCACAATCACATGATGGTGATGTgtctgttgatgatgatgatatagaaaaaataaatagaataacaaCTTGTGATGAAGAAGAacgtaaaaatttatcaacaccaGATGATGAAAGAAGTTCCGACAGTGGTTTTCGTGATAAAGAATCATGTGAAGATGAAGATAatcaaataacaacaattattgaaTCATTATCATACAATAGTTTACCAGCAACATCAAATTCAACAACTGAAgaagaacaattaaaaatactttatgaACTTGATTGTATTTTAGATGCTGAATGTAGTGGTAATtatgaagataataattatcaattaataacaaaagaatcatcttcaaatattgaatataataatgacattcaatcatcacaattatcatcagataatgatgataataatcaatcaattattgaagtaataaataacattgatGATACtgaatttttagataataataaactaataaataatactgataattgtacaaataatataattaataatagtaataataatgatgatgatgaaagttCAACAATAAGTTTAAAAAGTGACAATTCATATGTATCATTTCATTTGGATGATGAATTTGTTGCTGCAATTAGAAATGAGCTACGTGAAAAACTTCCACATGCACAAATGTCAATTGTTGAAGCACCAGAAttacatgatgatgatgatgataaaaatacatcaattaataaaaatataacaccaACAAGTGCCTGGAATTATGATGACGaggatgatgataatgatgaaacaaaaaattgtgattttagaaaaaatattgatattgcaataagatataatatttatggtaCACCATTGAGTCCAATAATGGAAGAACGTGAAAGTACTGTAACATCTGATGcattattatcaaaagataattcaaatgatttatcagatgcatcaaaattatcaaatttaccaGATGATGaagttattataattgatactaaaacaaataaatttttatcaattgatgatgatgatcgtGATACAACAAATGGTGATTTATCTGACGATGAAAATATGGattatattgttgaaaataatagagtTAAATATAAGCTATCgagtgataataaatttttaaattgtggtGTACCATTACCAAGTCCAGAAGAGGAATCAAAATGGCATGGTAAATTTACAATTCCATTGGCAAATCAACAGGATGTTATTATGTCAACAAGTTTTAGTAATGATCATGATTGGAATAGTCAAGATGaggatgatgaagatgatgaggATGAAAATACAACAGATAAAcatactgatgatgatgaggatgaggatgaagatgatgaagaaaatagcTCAAGTTCTGGTGAATTTGTTTGGAAACcttatgatgaaaaaacaattgataaaaatgacaacaaagaaattataaatacaaatgaattgaatgatatcaaagaaaaaattgatgaagaagaagcaGCTGATGAtggagatgatgatgatgatgaagaagaagaatttACACCATCAGCTTGGGATGCAACACTTGCTCCACATAGATCTGCTCTTAGAtcacctgaaaaaaaaactacaaaaacAGGA gatcaaaaaaaaaatgtgtggtTTAAAAAACAACGTTATCATTGTGTCTATGAATATCCAAAAGAAACACCAGTATCAGATTGTCAGGGACAAGCTGGTACAACTTGGGAGCCAACATCATATGCTG aTTGGGAAGAAATGATGGACGAGCCAAAACTTGATGTTTATTCAATTGACTATGATGATTCAAATTTTactg GTGATGAAGAATTTTCAGTTAGCAGTGGTAGTCGTCCATTCCAATTCAATGCTGGTAATGGTAAATACGTTAGTCAATTTTTTCCAGGTGCAAGTACAGATAcaacacaattaaataatgaaaatatacaaattgataatcaaCAGCAGAAACAATTAGGTGAACTTCGTCAtactagaaataaattaaagcttaatttatcaataaataatgataaattaattaattcaacaataattaatttatctgatgatagtgataatgataatacaataaattttgaaataaataatagttctGAATCATCAAAAGATGATAGTGGATCAAATTTAGTATCAATTGAAAgatcatcaattgaatcatcatcagaattatcatgtaatgatgatttaaatggtaaaaataataatattgaaattaataatacatcaaaatCATCTGGACGTCCTTTAtctattcaaaataataattatgttgatgataatatgaCATCAATGACTCATGAACATCataaagatgataataaattaactgataataatgtaaatgatACAGTTAAATTGTCCAATGATGAAagtaatattatcaatgatttaacattaccaaataaattaaataatgatagcaatgatttacatgaaattcatcaatga
- the LOC122850314 gene encoding AP2/ERF domain-containing protein PFD0985w-like isoform X1: MYFIIKFWWIYWIFDSVNIVLTFPIKLTETNRDDIEKLQYQFQYVVTSGAGLLMLIICVVGCMCCKKQRNLSKGFENSNGVDKQKFNNGSTAGSERGLELEAPRFESEAKLQLKSLSVDNFVNDIKIINKPKPPILLHDDDDNNIEYDEKLTINEWLDSDLHVSRDCLKYLCEIGRGWFGKVVEGTQTTKTTSNIDNNETNNNPKSIIVRILTEEASTNEKSWFLNESLLYLKLKHKNILSLYGICIENDPYLLIFESCKFGDLKSFLIKNNNSNDLINNNVILKMTIDITSALDYMHKNDFSHTDLSARNCLVTNNLTIKLGDYGISVDKYPNDYYVVDDRALPIRWSAPESIICTDTTIVTRSITQKANIWSYSILLWEIINWGKRPYDDLCDEKVIEMILLNKYHDNLIINNDNTCKLLCLIDAMKLCWKYLPNERATLDDIQKILHDNINDSFDERWSILGNNFKELGRCTSLKELRKYNDDDDDNIMNNEIKISTSSSSILNTNQQRAIFKLGPDELIINNNQLSNESGSETEEESWRGRVERGVYTEKVKQKSKSVADLMILTHIDSDSDVELSSMASQINDKIGKKKLTTTGSVDDLRFTKLNTTKFNDELKKLRNPINNDIISKEKLDNINIKFTSTPNKINNYNNNINDDIKSNYVDVELWNNAIEYELDNKIPGFDIETITFDDNLIVNNDEKNIIKTTTTTATTPDTPQSHDGDVSVDDDDIEKINRITTCDEEERKNLSTPDDERSSDSGFRDKESCEDEDNQITTIIESLSYNSLPATSNSTTEEEQLKILYELDCILDAECSGNYEDNNYQLITKESSSNIEYNNDIQSSQLSSDNDDNNQSIIEVINNIDDTEFLDNNKLINNTDNCTNNIINNSNNNDDDESSTISLKSDNSYVSFHLDDEFVAAIRNELREKLPHAQMSIVEAPELHDDDDDKNTSINKNITPTSAWNYDDEDDDNDETKNCDFRKNIDIAIRYNIYGTPLSPIMEERESTVTSDALLSKDNSNDLSDASKLSNLPDDEVIIIDTKTNKFLSIDDDDRDTTNGDLSDDENMDYIVENNRVKYKLSSDNKFLNCGVPLPSPEEESKWHGKFTIPLANQQDVIMSTSFSNDHDWNSQDEDDEDDEDENTTDKHTDDDEDEDEDDEENSSSSGEFVWKPYDEKTIDKNDNKEIINTNELNDIKEKIDEEEAADDGDDDDDEEEEFTPSAWDATLAPHRSALRSPEKKTTKTGDELDQKKNVWFKKQRYHCVYEYPKETPVSDCQGQAGTTWEPTSYADWEEMMDEPKLDVYSIDYDDSNFTGDEEFSVSSGSRPFQFNAGNGKYVSQFFPGASTDTTQLNNENIQIDNQQQKQLGELRHTRNKLKLNLSINNDKLINSTIINLSDDSDNDNTINFEINNSSESSKDDSGSNLVSIERSSIESSSELSCNDDLNGKNNNIEINNTSKSSGRPLSIQNNNYVDDNMTSMTHEHHKDDNKLTDNNVNDTVKLSNDESNIINDLTLPNKLNNDSNDLHEIHQ; encoded by the exons atgtattttattataaaattttggtggATATACTGGATATTTGATAGTGTCAATATTGTTTTGACATTTCCTATAAAATTGacag AAACAAATAGAGATGACATTGAAAAGTTGCAATATCAATTTCAATATGTTGTAACATCTGGTGCTGGattattgatgttgataatttgtGTTGTTGGTTGTATGTGCTGTAAAAAACAACGTAATTTGTCAAAAGGTTTTGAg aatTCTAATGGAGTTGATAAACAG aaatttaataatggaagtACAGCTGGTAGTGAACGTGGACTTGAACTTGAAGCACCAAGATTTGAAAGTGAAgctaaattacaattaaaatcattatcagttgataattttgtaaatgatattaaaataataaacaaaccaAAACCACCAATATTAttacatgatgatgatgataataatattgaatatgatgaaaaattaacaataaatgaatGGCTTGATTCTGATCTTCATGTATCACgtgattgtttaaaatatttatgtgaaaTTGGTCGTGGTTGGTTTGGCAAAGTTGTTGAAGGTACACAAActacaaaaacaacaagtaatattgataataatgaaactaataataatccaaaaaGTATTATTGTTAGAATATTAACTGAAGAAGcatcaacaaatgaaaaatcatggtttttaaatgaatcattattatatttaaaattaaaacataaaaatatattatcattatatggTATTTGTATTGAAAATGATCCGTATCTTTTGATATTTGAATCATGTAAATTTGgtgatttaaaaagttttttaattaaaaataataattcaaatgatttaattaataataatgttatattaaaaatgacaattgaCATAACATCTGCACTTGATTATATgcataaaaatgatttttcacaTACTGATTTATCAGCAAGAAATTGTTtagttacaaataatttaacaattaaacttGGTGATTATGGTATTAGTGTTGATAAATATCCAAATGATTattatgttgttgatgatcGTGCATTACCAATACGTTGGTCAGCACCAGAAAGTATTATTTGTACAGATACAACAATTGTCACACGTTCAATAACACAAAAAGCAAATATTTGGagttattcaatattattatgggaaattattaattggGGAAAAAGACCATATGATGATTTATGTGATGAAAAAGTTATTGAAATGATAttgctaaataaatatcatgataatttaattataaataatgataatacatgtaaattattatgtttaattgATGCTATGAAATTATGTTGGAAATATTTGCCAAATGAACGTGCAACACTTGATGATATACagaaaattttacatgataatattaatgatagcTTTGATGAACGTTGGAGTATActtggaaataattttaaagaacTTGGAAGATGTACAAGTTTAAAAGAATTACgtaaatataatgatgatgatgatgataatataatgaataatgaaattaaaatatctacatcatcgtcatcaatattaaatacaaatcaaCAACGTGCAATATTTAAACTTGGACcagatgaattaataattaataataatcaattatcaaatgaatctGGTTCAGAAACTGAAGAAGAAAGTTGGCGTGGTAGAGTTGAACGTGGTGTTTATActgaaaaagtaaaacaaaaatcaaaatcagTTGCTGATTTAATGATTCTAACACATATTGATTCTGATTCAGATgttgaattatcatcaatggcatcacaaataaatgataaaattggtaaaaaaaaattaacaacaactggtagtgttgatgatttacgttttacaaaattaaatacaacaaaatttaatgatgaattaaaaaaattacgtaatccaataaataatgatataatatccaaagaaaaattagataatattaatattaaatttacatcaacaccaaataaaattaataattataataataatataaatgatgatataaaaaGCAATTATGTTGATGTTGAACTTTGGAATAATGCAATTGAATATGAACTTGATAATAAGATACCTGGTTTTGATATTGAAACAATaacatttgatgataatttaattgttaataatgatgaaaaaaatataataaaaacaacaacaacaacagcaacaacaccaGATACACCACAATCACATGATGGTGATGTgtctgttgatgatgatgatatagaaaaaataaatagaataacaaCTTGTGATGAAGAAGAacgtaaaaatttatcaacaccaGATGATGAAAGAAGTTCCGACAGTGGTTTTCGTGATAAAGAATCATGTGAAGATGAAGATAatcaaataacaacaattattgaaTCATTATCATACAATAGTTTACCAGCAACATCAAATTCAACAACTGAAgaagaacaattaaaaatactttatgaACTTGATTGTATTTTAGATGCTGAATGTAGTGGTAATtatgaagataataattatcaattaataacaaaagaatcatcttcaaatattgaatataataatgacattcaatcatcacaattatcatcagataatgatgataataatcaatcaattattgaagtaataaataacattgatGATACtgaatttttagataataataaactaataaataatactgataattgtacaaataatataattaataatagtaataataatgatgatgatgaaagttCAACAATAAGTTTAAAAAGTGACAATTCATATGTATCATTTCATTTGGATGATGAATTTGTTGCTGCAATTAGAAATGAGCTACGTGAAAAACTTCCACATGCACAAATGTCAATTGTTGAAGCACCAGAAttacatgatgatgatgatgataaaaatacatcaattaataaaaatataacaccaACAAGTGCCTGGAATTATGATGACGaggatgatgataatgatgaaacaaaaaattgtgattttagaaaaaatattgatattgcaataagatataatatttatggtaCACCATTGAGTCCAATAATGGAAGAACGTGAAAGTACTGTAACATCTGATGcattattatcaaaagataattcaaatgatttatcagatgcatcaaaattatcaaatttaccaGATGATGaagttattataattgatactaaaacaaataaatttttatcaattgatgatgatgatcgtGATACAACAAATGGTGATTTATCTGACGATGAAAATATGGattatattgttgaaaataatagagtTAAATATAAGCTATCgagtgataataaatttttaaattgtggtGTACCATTACCAAGTCCAGAAGAGGAATCAAAATGGCATGGTAAATTTACAATTCCATTGGCAAATCAACAGGATGTTATTATGTCAACAAGTTTTAGTAATGATCATGATTGGAATAGTCAAGATGaggatgatgaagatgatgaggATGAAAATACAACAGATAAAcatactgatgatgatgaggatgaggatgaagatgatgaagaaaatagcTCAAGTTCTGGTGAATTTGTTTGGAAACcttatgatgaaaaaacaattgataaaaatgacaacaaagaaattataaatacaaatgaattgaatgatatcaaagaaaaaattgatgaagaagaagcaGCTGATGAtggagatgatgatgatgatgaagaagaagaatttACACCATCAGCTTGGGATGCAACACTTGCTCCACATAGATCTGCTCTTAGAtcacctgaaaaaaaaactacaaaaacAGGA GATGAATTG gatcaaaaaaaaaatgtgtggtTTAAAAAACAACGTTATCATTGTGTCTATGAATATCCAAAAGAAACACCAGTATCAGATTGTCAGGGACAAGCTGGTACAACTTGGGAGCCAACATCATATGCTG aTTGGGAAGAAATGATGGACGAGCCAAAACTTGATGTTTATTCAATTGACTATGATGATTCAAATTTTactg GTGATGAAGAATTTTCAGTTAGCAGTGGTAGTCGTCCATTCCAATTCAATGCTGGTAATGGTAAATACGTTAGTCAATTTTTTCCAGGTGCAAGTACAGATAcaacacaattaaataatgaaaatatacaaattgataatcaaCAGCAGAAACAATTAGGTGAACTTCGTCAtactagaaataaattaaagcttaatttatcaataaataatgataaattaattaattcaacaataattaatttatctgatgatagtgataatgataatacaataaattttgaaataaataatagttctGAATCATCAAAAGATGATAGTGGATCAAATTTAGTATCAATTGAAAgatcatcaattgaatcatcatcagaattatcatgtaatgatgatttaaatggtaaaaataataatattgaaattaataatacatcaaaatCATCTGGACGTCCTTTAtctattcaaaataataattatgttgatgataatatgaCATCAATGACTCATGAACATCataaagatgataataaattaactgataataatgtaaatgatACAGTTAAATTGTCCAATGATGAAagtaatattatcaatgatttaacattaccaaataaattaaataatgatagcaatgatttacatgaaattcatcaatga